One Scleropages formosus chromosome 8, fSclFor1.1, whole genome shotgun sequence DNA window includes the following coding sequences:
- the unc5b gene encoding netrin receptor UNC5B yields the protein MLGVRAQRGPGPGALLLLPVLLLLLLLLSGPSGYGADASDYSEVLPDSFPSAAAEPLPEFQLEPEDAFIVKNRPVQLRCRASPATQIYFKCNGEWVNQNDHVTRESLDQITGLVVREVDISVSRTQVEELFGLEDYWCQCVAWSSAGTTKSRRAYVRIAYLRKNFEQEPLGREVRLEQEVLLQCRPPEGIPPAEVDWLKNEETIDPALDSNFLVTVDHDLIIKQARLSDTANYTCVARNVVAKRRSSTATLIVYVSGGWSSWTEWSECNAKCGRGWQRRTRSCTNPAPLNGGAFCEGPPFQRITCTTLCPVDGGWTEWAKWSACGTECTHWRSRECQAPPPRNGGRHCVGNMMESKNCTEGLCSRNKKVSIERESHPLEPGAGLAVYAGLVGALLLCGVLLLCVGVLAYRRSCRHLRSDITDSSSALTAAFHPSNYKPPRQDNPHLLHPSAPPDLTATAGSFRGPLFSLQQSAVDGHHKIPMTTSPLLDPLPSLKIKVYNSSTLSSLELPGDGSSADGEILSLKAVGAGPRPDPRDTHGYTLPRDPGNSASATLGCLGGRLSVPSTGVSLLVPPGAIPQGKFYEMYLIINKWEKTTSPSEGSQTALGPVVSCGPSGMLLSRPVVLTLPHCAQLDSPDWTLTLKTQNHQGDWEEVLTAGEESFSSPCYLQIEEQSCHVLMEQLGTYGLAGRSAPPRAACKRLQLALFAPRAPCLSLDYSLRIYCTQDTPHALKEVLELERSLGGVLLEDPKPLLFKDSYHNLRLSIHDIPHSHWRSKLLAKYQEIPFYHIWSGSQRPLHCAFSLERGSLAVSQLTCKICVRQVEGEGQIFQLRTDIQETLPPHSPLPSGDTCVPSSQVGPYAFRLPASIRHKICASLDAPSARGCDWRLLAHSLGFDRYLNYFATKPSPTGVLLDLWEACHQGDADLVSLATALEEMGKSEVLVVMTTEGDC from the exons ATGCGAGCGATTACAGCGAGGTGCTGCCCGACTCCTTCCCGTCGGCGGCCGCCGAGCCCCTCCCCGAGTTCCAGCTGGAGCCGGAAGATGCCTTCATCGTCAAGAACCGGCCTGTCCAGCTTCGCTGCCGAGCCTCTCCCGCCACCCAGATCTACTTCAAGTGCAACGGGGAGTGGGTCAACCAGAATGACCATGTGACCAGGGAGAGTCTGGACCAGATCAcag GCCTCGTTGTGCGGGAGGTGGACATCTCCGTCTCCAGGACCCAGGTGGAGGAGCTTTTCGGGCTGGAGGATTACTGGTGCCAGTGCGTGGCTTGGAGTTCGGCAGGGACCACCAAGAGCCGCCGCGCCTACGTCCGCattgcgt ACCTGCGCAAGAACTTTGAGCAGGAGCCGCTGGGCCGGGAGGTTCGCTTGGAGCAAGAGGTGCTGCTGCAGTGTCGCCCCCCGGAGGGCATCCCCCCCGCAGAG GTGGACTGGCTAAAGAACGAGGAGACGATTGACCCGGCCCTGGACTCCAACTTCCTGGTCACCGTCGACCACGACTTGATCATCAAGCAGGCGCGCTTGTCCGACACGGCCAACTACACCTGCGTGGCACGGAACGTGGTGGCcaagaggaggagcagcaccGCCACCCTCATCGTCTACG TGAGCGGCGGGTGGTCCTCCTGGACCGAGTGGTCGGAGTGCAACGCAAAGTGTGGGCGGGGCTGGCAGAGAAGGACCCGCAGCTGCACCAATCCAGCGCCGCTCAACGGAGGGGCTTTCTGCGAGGGTCCGCCCTTCCAGAGGATCACCTGCACCACTCTGTGTCCGG TGGACGGCGGCTGGACGGAGTGGGCCAAGTGGTCAGCCTGCGGCACCGAGTGCACCCACTGGCGCAGCCGCGAGTGCCAAGCCCCGCCTCCCCGCAACGGCGGCCGCCACTGCGTCGGGAACATGATGGAGAGCAAGAACTGCACGGAAGGGCTGTGCTCGCGGA ATAAAAAGGTTTCTATTGAACGTGAAAGTCATC CGCTCGAACCGGGGGCGGGTCTGGCCGTGTACGCCGGACTGGTGGGGGCGCTGCTGCTCTGCGGGGTGCTCCTGCTGTGCGTGGGGGTGCTGGCGTACCGCCGGAGCTGTCGCCACCTCCGCAGCGACATCACGGACTCCTCGTCCGCCCTCACGGCCGCATTCCATCCCAGCAACTACAAGCCCCCGAGACAGG ACAATCCGCACCTGCTGcacccctccgccccccccgACCTGACCGCGACGGCCGGCTCCTTCCGAGGGCCCCTGTTCTCGCTGCAGCAGAGCGCCGTCGACGGCCACCACAAGATCCCCATGACGACGTCGCCCCTGCTGGACCCGCTGCCCAGCCTGAAGATCAAGGTGTACAACTCGTCCACGCTGTCGTCCCTGGAGCTCCCTGGCGACGGGAGCTCGGCGGACGGAGAGATCCTAAGCCTGAAGGCGGTGGGCGCGGGCCCTCGGCCGGACCCCCGGGACACGCACGGCTACACGCTGCCCCGTGACCCCGGGAACAGCGCGAGCGCCACCCTGGGCTGTCTGGGAGGCCGGCTCAGCGTCCCCAGCACCG GCGTGAGTCTGCTGGTCCCCCCAGGAGCCATCCCCCAAGGGAAGTTCTACGAGATGTACCTCATCATCAACAAGTGGGAGAAAACCAC GTCGCCATCCGAGGGCAGCCAGACGGCGCTGGGTCCCGTGGTGAGCTGCGGACCCTCGGGCATGCTGCTGAGTCGTCCTGTGGTGCTCACCCTCCCCCACTGTGCCCAGCTGGACTCCCCTGACTGGACTCTCACCCTCAAGACGCAGAATCACCAGGGGGACTGGGAG GAGGTGCTGACAGCCGGCGAGGAGAGCTTCTCGTCACCCTGCTACCTGCAGATAGAGGAGCAGAGCTGCCACGTCCTGATGGAGCAGCTGGGAACGTACGGGCTGGCGGGGCGGTCCGCTCCTCCCCGGGCGGCCTGCAAGCGCCTGCAGCTGGCTCTCTTCGCCCCGAGAGCGCCCTGCCTCTCGCTGGACTACAGCCTGCGCATCTACTGCACCCAGGACACGCCTCACGCCCTCAAG GAGGTCCTGGAGCTGGAACGCAGCCTGGGCGGAGTGCTGCTGGAGGATCCCAAACCGCTTCTCTTCAAGGACAGCTACCACAACCTGCGGCTCTCCATCCACGACATCCCGCACTCCCACTGGAGGAGCAAGCTTCTCGCCAAGTACCAG GAGATCCCGTTCTACCACATCTGGAGCGGCAGCCAACGGCCGCTGCACTGCGCCTTCAGCTTGGAGCGGGGAAGCCTGGCCGTGTCGCAGCTCACCTGCAAGATCTGCGTCCGTCAGGTGGAGGGAGAGGGGCAGATATTCCAGCTGCGCACCGACATCCAGGAG ACTCTACCGCCGCACTCGCCCCTCCCGTCCGGGGATACCTGTGTGCCGTCCTCCCAGGTGGGGCCCTATGCCTTCCGGCTGCCTGCATCCATCCGCCACAAGATCTGTGCCAGTCTGGACGCCCCGAGCGCCCGTGGCTGTGATTGGAGGCTGCTTGCCCACAGCCTGGGCTTTGACAG GTACCTGAACTATTTTGCAACAAAACCCAGCCCCACAGGTGTGCTACTTGACCTATGGGAAGCCTGTCACCAAGGTGACGCAGACCTGGTCTCCCTGGCGACTGCGCTCGAAGAGATGGGCAAGAGCGAGGTGCTGGTCGTCATGACGACGGAAGGGGACTGCTGA